A stretch of the Macaca thibetana thibetana isolate TM-01 chromosome X, ASM2454274v1, whole genome shotgun sequence genome encodes the following:
- the LOC126946153 gene encoding interferon-induced transmembrane protein 3-like: MNHTVQTFFSPVNSGQPPNYEMLKEEHDVAMMGAPHNPAPPTSTVIHIRSETSVPDHVVWSLFNTLFMNPCCLGFIAFAYSVKSRDRKMVGDLTGAQAYASTAKCLNIWALILGILMTILLIVVPVLIFQAHQ, encoded by the coding sequence ATGAACCACACGGTCCAAACCTTCTTCTCTCCTGTCAACAGCGGCCAGCCTCCCAACTATGAGATGCTCAAGGAAGAGCACGATGTGGCTATGATGGGGGCGCCCCACAACCCTGCTCCCCCGACGTCCACCGTGATCCATATCCGCAGCGAGACCTCCGTGCCTGACCATGTTGTCTGGTCCCTGTTCAACACCCTCTTCATGAACCCCTGCTGCCTGGGCTTCATAGCGTTTGCCTACTCCGTGAAGTCTAGGGACAGGAAGATGGTTGGCGACCTGACTGGGGCCCAGGCCTATGCCTCCACCGCCAAGTGCCTGAACATCTGGGCCCTGATTTTGGGCATCCTCATGACCATTCTGCTCATTGTCGTCCCAGTATTGATCTTCCAAGCCCATCAATAG